The window CACATTATAACTCCAAAAACTGTTTTATTGTTGTATCCGGAAACTTTTCCGCAAATCTTATCAATATTCTTAATCAACATTTCGGAAAAAGTGAGTGGGGGAATCCGGCAGCAGTCACAAAAAAAATGCCGGCCATTCAATCAACCGGACAAAAACACGTTTTAGTGGAGAAGAATGATGCAATTCAATCGGCCATCCGAATTGGCCGTGTGCTATTCAATAAAACACATCCCGATTATTTCAAATTTCAGGTATTAAATACAATATTGGGTGGTTATTTCGGTTCGCGTTTAATGGCAAACATTCGCGAAGATAAAGGATACACCTATGGTATCGGCTCCGGATTAACGTCGTATGTTAATGCAGGTTATTTCGCGATTAGCACTGAGGTTGGTGCTGATGTCACAAACAATGCATTGGATGAAATTTATAAAGAGATAAAACGTTTGCGCGAAGATTTAGTGAGTACAGAAGAATTAGAAACGGTTCGCAATTATATTTTAGGTCAGTTTTTACGAAGTGTGGACGGACCATTCGCGCTTGCTGAAAAGTTCAAAGCTATTTATGAATTTAATCTCGGATACAATTATTACAGCACCTACTTTGAAAGCGTAAAAAATGTGACGTCTGCTGAATTACGAGATTTAGCCAATAAATACTTGCAGCAAGATGATTTAATTGAGTGTGTGGCAGGTAAACGCTAATACTCATTTATAATTATTTTATCTCCAAAAACTGATTTATATTAGTTCTACTCTATTATTTTGAACATTTCTTTAAATGAATCGAATTAATAGTTTAATTTTACTTAAAACCCTATTACTATGAAAAAAACCATTTATCTGACCGGAA is drawn from Bacteroidota bacterium and contains these coding sequences:
- a CDS encoding insulinase family protein: MINRTLAPEFKTIEKIDIIQAEEKKLDNGIPVFSINAGSQELTKVELIFKAGMFYQNRTLLSSTANTLLENGTTKYNALQLSENIDYYGSFLELSAGQDFSSVTLYSLNKYLNESLVYVEDLVKDSVYPQSEIDIYLANRKQKHLINSQKVNYLGRRKFSELLFGETHPYGIDLKNEDFDTVKRQDILDFYKTHYNSKNCFIVVSGNFSANLINILNQHFGKSEWGNPAAVTKKMPAIQSTGQKHVLVEKNDAIQSAIRIGRVLFNKTHPDYFKFQVLNTILGGYFGSRLMANIREDKGYTYGIGSGLTSYVNAGYFAISTEVGADVTNNALDEIYKEIKRLREDLVSTEELETVRNYILGQFLRSVDGPFALAEKFKAIYEFNLGYNYYSTYFESVKNVTSAELRDLANKYLQQDDLIECVAGKR